The bacterium nucleotide sequence CAAGTGAAACGAGCGGCCCATGAGCGTTTCCCCCAACACCGGCAGCCGTGGAACCCTCGCGATGAGGTCGATGTTCGATCCTCCGACAACGCAGATCTTCGGGCGTGGTCTGTCCATCGCTTCATGCGGCCGAGGCCGCCTCTAGGCGACGGGCCACCAGCACGCCATCCCGCAGGGGCACGATCGTGCTCACAAACTCCGGATCGTCGAAGACGGCACGCGTGAACGTCCGGATCGCCTCCGTGTCCGCATCGGTGACACGGCGATCCACGACCTTCCCGTTCCAAAACATGTTGTCCACCAAGAGCAGACCCCCGGGT carries:
- a CDS encoding SAM-dependent methyltransferase, with the protein product PGGLLLVDNMFWNGKVVDRRVTDADTEAIRTFTRAVFDDPEFVSTIVPLRDGVLVARRLEAASAA